A genomic region of Fodinisporobacter ferrooxydans contains the following coding sequences:
- a CDS encoding cupin domain-containing protein, which produces MNNQLRNLIQGLPVLLKENQLGILSETEIEFTSFSAKARSKSEIHWLFRPEETGGSGAALVRYQPGGQSPLHVHTGFELAYIFDGEMITNQGVVKKNDLMLLPPGSQHSSRSETGCLALIIWEKPPQTIEA; this is translated from the coding sequence ATGAACAATCAATTGCGTAACCTTATACAAGGGTTGCCAGTACTTCTTAAGGAGAATCAATTAGGCATCCTTTCTGAAACAGAAATTGAATTTACATCATTTAGTGCAAAAGCTCGGTCAAAATCAGAAATCCATTGGTTATTTCGTCCTGAGGAAACGGGAGGTTCTGGTGCTGCCCTCGTTCGTTATCAACCGGGGGGACAATCTCCACTTCATGTACATACGGGTTTTGAGCTTGCCTATATTTTTGATGGAGAGATGATCACTAATCAAGGTGTAGTAAAAAAGAATGACCTGATGTTGTTGCCTCCGGGTAGTCAACATAGTTCACGAAGTGAAACTGGTTGCTTGGCGTTAATTATTTGGGAAAAACCTCCTCAAACTATTGAGGCATGA
- a CDS encoding TauD/TfdA family dioxygenase → MKAYHIFTDGQRNDLSSTLSSVATISPYVEYSIFEDRMIRTIQDGLMPDYFITLCEHIRADRANGKHVHVLKNCPIDTDIPELNHDDPVNDKYRLKKTFLGEAFLGTFAYLLNTPLLSYASRNNGDFFTDVVSINRFRGKRTGFTDGDLIFHNDRTSHPVRADYITLLGVRCPSNDLVYTTYVDGQDIISNLSPEQIRVLSEKWYYTEVDDLTREKVKNWDKSSVHAILKDGMICFQDTLTKPVANAPLGAVEALLAFKDAIIKSPKVRHRIEYGDLFVFSNQYGLHNRERIEVNNPEDASKRWLLKTYTFKDPAVADTYANYWVNGIYGYVSDELLAISPIK, encoded by the coding sequence GTGAAAGCATATCACATTTTTACAGATGGGCAACGTAACGATTTAAGTTCGACACTTTCCAGTGTCGCTACAATCTCACCGTATGTGGAATATTCCATTTTTGAAGACAGAATGATACGTACCATTCAAGATGGCTTAATGCCTGATTACTTTATTACATTATGCGAACATATTCGTGCTGATAGAGCAAATGGCAAACATGTTCATGTTCTGAAGAATTGTCCTATTGATACTGATATTCCAGAATTGAATCACGATGATCCAGTGAATGATAAGTATCGATTGAAGAAAACTTTTCTTGGAGAGGCATTTTTAGGAACATTCGCTTACCTTCTTAATACTCCACTGTTGTCTTATGCATCCCGTAATAATGGGGACTTTTTTACTGATGTAGTGAGTATTAATCGTTTTCGGGGTAAACGTACAGGCTTTACTGATGGTGATTTAATTTTCCACAATGATCGTACTAGTCATCCAGTGAGAGCTGATTATATAACCCTCTTGGGGGTGCGTTGTCCATCAAATGATTTAGTTTATACCACTTATGTTGATGGTCAAGATATCATTAGTAACTTATCACCAGAGCAGATTCGGGTTCTAAGTGAAAAGTGGTATTACACTGAAGTAGATGATTTAACACGAGAAAAGGTAAAAAATTGGGATAAGTCGAGTGTACATGCCATCCTTAAAGATGGAATGATTTGTTTCCAGGATACTCTTACTAAGCCTGTGGCCAATGCACCTCTTGGCGCAGTTGAAGCGTTGCTAGCATTCAAGGATGCCATAATTAAGTCACCTAAAGTTCGTCATCGAATTGAATACGGTGATTTGTTTGTTTTTTCAAATCAATATGGACTTCATAATCGCGAACGCATTGAAGTAAACAATCCTGAAGATGCATCTAAGCGTTGGCTTTTAAAAACCTATACATTCAAAGATCCTGCAGTAGCTGATACGTACGCAAATTATTGGGTTAATGGTATTTATGGCTACGTGAGTGATGAACTACTGGCAATATCCCCCATTAAATAA
- a CDS encoding cysteine hydrolase family protein: MKKALLVLDLINDLVHEHGSVGKDGFYEQAQERQTVTHTAQAIYHCRKVGIPVIYVIVGFSQGYPEWCERSKLFRHVKSKQQVLLGTWATQVHDALRPLPNEIVITKNRIDPFYNTNLETILRAMDIDTIYLCGVSTEFVVLSAVLSGHDRGYEVRPLSDCISSSDSYSHECAMTVIEKLSDIYCLEQLIMEEEV; the protein is encoded by the coding sequence ATGAAGAAGGCATTACTTGTGCTTGATTTAATTAATGATCTTGTTCATGAACATGGAAGTGTAGGAAAAGATGGTTTTTATGAACAGGCACAGGAACGACAAACAGTTACTCATACTGCTCAAGCTATATACCACTGTCGAAAAGTTGGTATTCCAGTAATTTATGTAATTGTTGGTTTTAGCCAAGGATATCCAGAATGGTGTGAACGATCAAAACTGTTTCGTCATGTAAAAAGTAAACAGCAGGTTTTGCTAGGTACGTGGGCAACACAGGTACATGATGCACTCCGACCCTTGCCAAATGAAATTGTCATTACAAAAAACCGTATTGATCCTTTCTATAACACGAATTTAGAAACAATTTTACGTGCAATGGATATTGATACAATTTATTTGTGTGGAGTATCAACAGAATTCGTTGTATTGAGTGCTGTATTAAGCGGACATGACCGAGGTTATGAGGTTAGGCCTCTGTCAGATTGTATTTCATCAAGCGATTCCTATAGTCATGAATGTGCTATGACCGTTATTGAAAAACTTTCGGATATTTATTGCCTTGAACAATTAATTATGGAGGAGGAAGTTTAG